A part of Actinomycetota bacterium genomic DNA contains:
- a CDS encoding 50S ribosomal protein L11 methyltransferase — translation MTQVETSEIEWKGRTGPFSLLVRPGVFSPTSTSKTLADALEIAPDDTVIDVGCGSGVLAFVAARLGAKRVYGCDLSGPAVEMAAKNAERLGLSDVCEFRQGDLLEPMRDVHATVLIGDVSGIPDDLAAVTGWFQDVPAGGPTGAELPRKLLETIGDTLEPGGRLYLPTGTLQDENAILAAARRVFGDNIEPVLERTFPLPDLVAKATATARLMKDGLLKLHQRGSRLLWELRVWRCVRA, via the coding sequence ATGACCCAGGTCGAGACGAGCGAGATCGAGTGGAAGGGCAGGACCGGCCCCTTCTCGCTGCTCGTGCGCCCCGGCGTCTTCAGCCCGACGAGCACGAGCAAGACGCTCGCCGACGCCCTCGAGATCGCGCCCGACGACACGGTGATCGACGTAGGTTGCGGCAGCGGCGTGCTGGCGTTCGTCGCAGCCAGGCTCGGCGCGAAGAGGGTGTACGGCTGCGATCTGTCGGGTCCCGCCGTGGAGATGGCGGCGAAGAACGCCGAGCGCCTGGGCCTGAGCGACGTCTGTGAGTTCCGTCAGGGCGACCTGCTGGAACCGATGCGCGACGTCCATGCGACCGTGCTGATCGGCGACGTCTCGGGCATCCCCGACGACCTCGCCGCCGTCACGGGGTGGTTCCAGGATGTCCCGGCCGGTGGCCCCACCGGCGCCGAGCTCCCGCGCAAGCTGTTGGAGACGATCGGCGACACGCTCGAACCCGGCGGCCGCCTCTACCTGCCGACCGGCACGCTGCAGGACGAGAACGCGATCCTCGCCGCGGCCCGCCGCGTGTTCGGCGACAACATCGAGCCGGTGCTCGAGCGCACGTTCCCGCTTCCCGACCTCGTGGCGAAGGCGACGGCCACCGCGCGCCTCATGAAGGACGGACTGCTGAAGCTGCACCAGCGCGGCAGCCGGCTGCTCTGGGAGCTCCGGGTCTGGCGCTGCGTGCGCGCCTGA
- a CDS encoding DUF309 domain-containing protein, whose product MRELPETEGKTGLPSPTRQKPERPRDRLGRPLDWDAENELVLEDYDSMTLDQNHELARRHVREGRYFPAHEAWETAWKQARGTDDAEFFKGLSQMGAGYVHLQRGNAHGAKTLMRRASRRVKEYPDGHHGIATGALHDKLEADAAAVERGDLVPGEDVTFDPPIV is encoded by the coding sequence ATGCGCGAGCTCCCCGAGACCGAGGGCAAGACCGGACTGCCGAGCCCGACCCGGCAGAAGCCCGAGCGACCTCGCGACCGGCTCGGACGTCCGCTCGACTGGGATGCCGAGAACGAGCTGGTGCTCGAGGACTACGACTCGATGACCCTCGATCAGAACCACGAGCTCGCGCGACGGCACGTGCGCGAGGGGCGGTACTTCCCTGCGCACGAGGCCTGGGAGACGGCGTGGAAACAGGCCCGCGGCACCGACGACGCCGAGTTCTTCAAGGGGCTCTCGCAGATGGGAGCGGGGTACGTGCATCTGCAACGGGGGAACGCGCACGGTGCGAAGACCCTGATGCGTCGCGCCTCCCGCCGTGTGAAGGAGTATCCCGACGGTCATCACGGCATCGCGACCGGCGCGTTGCACGACAAACTCGAGGCCGACGCGGCCGCCGTCGAGCGCGGGGACCTGGTCCCAGGAGAAGACGTGACCTTCGACCCCCCGATCGTCTAG
- the solA gene encoding N-methyl-L-tryptophan oxidase gives MERFDVIVVGGGAMGTAAARELARRGRATVVLERFAIGHANGSSGGPTRIFRYAYHRPDYVRLAVSAREAWHELEVDADEQLLRVTGGIDVGPAALHRADLLEDAGVPVERLRGPAAEERWPSLRFPAEADVVFQPDGGVLHAAPTVIAQARLAEANGATVRTETVVTDISTDDDAVEVRTSTGDTLSAPVAIVAAGAWAGPLLARAGIELTLRPNLEQSTYFELEDRDASLPTLIDWLEDAGHPPYLVPDPWDAGSFKVGLHMAGPATDPDARTFDADPERVERVIEYVAGHLPSARATGRTDTCLYTITPDEDFVLDRVGPIVIASPCSGHGFKFVPLFGRALADLATGEETAFDRSAFRADRAGLPRR, from the coding sequence GTGGAACGGTTCGACGTGATCGTCGTCGGTGGCGGCGCGATGGGCACGGCCGCGGCCCGTGAGCTGGCTCGCCGCGGCCGCGCCACGGTGGTGCTCGAACGGTTCGCGATCGGACACGCCAACGGCAGCTCCGGGGGCCCGACCCGCATCTTCCGCTACGCGTACCACCGCCCCGACTACGTCCGGCTCGCGGTGTCGGCCCGCGAGGCCTGGCACGAGCTCGAGGTCGACGCCGACGAACAGCTCCTGCGCGTCACGGGCGGCATCGACGTGGGGCCGGCCGCCCTGCACCGAGCCGATCTGCTCGAGGACGCAGGCGTGCCGGTCGAACGCCTCCGTGGGCCCGCGGCCGAGGAGCGGTGGCCGTCGCTCCGGTTTCCTGCCGAGGCCGACGTGGTCTTCCAGCCTGACGGCGGCGTGCTCCACGCCGCGCCGACGGTGATCGCACAGGCGCGGCTCGCCGAAGCGAACGGCGCGACCGTGCGCACGGAGACCGTCGTGACCGACATCTCGACGGACGACGACGCCGTGGAGGTCAGGACCTCAACGGGCGACACCCTCAGCGCTCCCGTCGCGATCGTCGCCGCCGGGGCGTGGGCCGGGCCGCTGCTCGCTCGCGCCGGGATCGAGCTCACCTTGCGCCCGAACCTCGAGCAGTCGACGTACTTCGAGCTCGAGGACCGCGACGCGTCGTTGCCGACGCTGATCGACTGGCTCGAGGACGCCGGCCACCCCCCATACCTCGTGCCCGACCCGTGGGATGCCGGATCGTTCAAGGTCGGTCTGCACATGGCCGGCCCCGCCACCGATCCCGACGCCCGCACCTTCGATGCCGACCCCGAGCGCGTGGAACGGGTGATCGAGTACGTCGCGGGCCACCTGCCCAGCGCCCGCGCGACCGGTCGCACCGACACGTGCCTGTACACGATCACCCCCGACGAAGACTTCGTGCTCGACCGGGTGGGGCCCATCGTGATCGCCTCGCCGTGCAGCGGACACGGCTTCAAGTTCGTGCCGTTGTTCGGGCGCGCCCTGGCCGACCTCGCGACCGGCGAGGAGACGGCGTTCGACCGATCGGCGTTCCGTGCCGACCGGGCCGGGCTCCCGCGGCGCTAG